One Triticum dicoccoides isolate Atlit2015 ecotype Zavitan chromosome 5B, WEW_v2.0, whole genome shotgun sequence genomic window carries:
- the LOC119312797 gene encoding pentatricopeptide repeat-containing protein At2g27610-like → MAAKLLPATPSPPPRRGLRRETAEVVRDCKQLDGLMKAGRVADALDLFDRMPRKNVVAWTSAVSGLTRNGRPEAAVEMFADMVGSGVAPNDFACNAALAACAAAGPGALRAGEQLHSLAVRAGLAGDAWVGSCLVELYARCGSTRAAELVLARMDSPDVVAYTSLVSALCRSGEFGQAVEALGQMVVRGVEPNEHTVTSILAAACCPLVLGVQIHGYMIKAMGSSQSVYASSALIDFYSRNGEFDMARTVFDNLQCKNVVTWCTMMQLHVRDGRPEDALQLFDEMISEGIVDPNEFAFSIALGACESIALGSQLHSLAIKHDLASDLRVSNALLSMYGRSGLVEELEAVLRGIEDPDIVSWTAAISAYFQNGHGEKAIALLAQMHSQGLMPNDYAFSSVLSSCADLALLDQGRQFHCLALKLGCDMKTCTGNALINMYSKCGQIVPARLAFDVMDHRDVTSWNSLIHGYAQHGEVDMALKAFSEMCPNGGEPNESTLLGILAACNHAGLVDEGVAFFRSAMAGRYGAFLTPSHYACVVDMLGRSGRFDDALCLIEEIPFEPGILVWKTLLASCRLHGNLETGRIAAEKLVELSDQDSASYVLMSGIHAMHGEWRDAAVVRRRMDDAGVRKEAGRSWVEVRNVVHAFVARDGSHPDSPSIYRTLQGLSDAMRDTAYNGDVEFFDVHMQI, encoded by the coding sequence ATGGCCGCCAAGCTCCTCCCGGCGACGCCaagcccgccgccgcgccgcggcCTCCGGCGCGAGACGGCGGAGGTGGTGCGCGACTGCAAGCAGCTGGACGGGCTCATGAAGGCCGGCAGGGTGGCGGACGCCCTGGACCTGTTCGACCGGATGCCGCGCAAGAACGTCGTGGCGTGGACCTCGGCCGTGTCCGGGCTGACACGCAACGGCCGCCCGGAGGCCGCTGTCGAGATGTTCGCGGACATGGTGGGGTCCGGCGTCGCGCCGAACGACTTCGCCTGCAACGCGGCGCTGGCGGCGTGCGCGGCCGCGGGCCCGGGCGCGCTCCGCGCCGGGGAGCAGCTGCACTCGCTCGCCGTGCGTGCGGGGCTCGCCGGGGACGCGTGGGTCGGGAGCTGCCTGGTCGAGCTCTACGCGCGGTGCGGCTCCACGCGCGCGGCCGAGCTCGTGCTGGCCCGGATGGACTCGCCGGACGTCGTGGCGTACACCTCGCTCGTCTCGGCGCTCTGCCGGAGCGGCGAGTTCGGGCAGGCGGTGGAGGCGCTCGGCCAGATGGTGGTGCGGGGGGTGGAGCCGAACGAGCACACGGTGACGAGCATCCTGGCGGCGGCGTGCTGCCCGCTGGTTCTCGGCGTGCAGATACATGGCTACATGATCAAGGCGATGGGCTCGTCACAGAGCGTCTACGCGTCGAGCGCGCTGATCGATTTCTACTCGAGAAATGGCGAGTTCGACATGGCGAGGACGGTCTTCGACAACCTCCAGTGCAAGAACGTGGTCACCTGgtgcaccatgatgcagctgcacgTCAGAGATGGAAGGCCGGAGGATGCACTGCAGCTGTTCGACGAAATGATCTCGGAGGGCATTGTCGATCCAAACGAGTTTGCATTCTCGATCGCTCTTGGTGCCTGTGAGTCCATCGCTCTGGGGAGTCAGCTTCACTCTTTGGCCATCAAGCATGACCTGGCGAGTGATCTCCGGGTGTCCAATGCCCTGCTCTCCATGTATGGCAGGAGCGGCCTCGTCGAAGAGCTCGAGGCCGTGCTCCGTGGCATCGAGGACCCAGACATTGTCAGCTGGACAGCAGCAATCTCTGCATACTTTCAGAACGGCCATGGTGAGAAGGCCATAGCACTGCTCGCCCAGATGCACTCACAAGGTCTCATGCCAAACGACTACGCCTTCTCCAGCGTGCTAAGCTCCTGCGCAGACCTGGCATTGCTGGACCAAGGGAGGCAGTTCCATTGCCTGGCCCTGAAGCTAGGGTGCGACATGAAGACCTGCACCGGGAACGCGCTGATCAACATGTACTCCAAGTGCGGCCAGATCGTGCCAGCGAGGCTTGCGTTCGACGTCATGGATCACCGTGATGTGACGTCCTGGAACTCGCTGATCCACGGGTACGCGCAGCACGGTGAGGTGGACATGGCTTTGAAGGCGTTCAGCGAGATGTGTCCCAATGGCGGTGAGCCCAATGAGTCGACGCTCCTGGGAATCCTAGCAGCTTGCAACCACGCCGGGCTGGTGGACGAAGGTGTGGCATTCTTCAGATCAGCAATGGCCGGCCGGTATGGCGCCTTCCTGACACCCTCACACTATGCCTGCGTGGTCGACATGCTGGGCCGAAGTGGCAGGTTCGACGACGCGCTCTGCCTGATCGAGGAGATACCTTTTGAGCCCGGCATTCTAGTGTGGAAGACGCTGTTGGCGTCATGCAGGCTGCACGGCAACCTGGAGACGGGGAGGATCGCCGCCGAGAAGCTCGTGGAGCTCTCGGACCAGGACTCGGCGAGCTACGTGCTGATGTCTGGCATCCACGCGATGCACGGGGAGTGGCGTGACGCCGCCGTGGTGCGGCGGAGGATGGACGATGCCGGGGTGAGAAAGGAGGCCGGGCGCAGCTGGGTGGAGGTCAGGAACGTGGTACATGCCTTCGTCGCCCGGGACGGGTCTCACCCGGACTCGCCGTCCATCTACCGGACGCTCCAGGGATTATCTGATGCCATGCGAGATACAGCCTACAACGGAGATGTTGAATTCTTCGATGTACATATGCAGATATAG
- the LOC119312798 gene encoding poly(ADP-ribose) glycohydrolase 1-like: protein MEMEARGDLRSILPQLPVVLRGGALFWPAAAQEQLRALSLGPDVSRVTSGDVLADALSDLRQALALRALPARAAEGYALFFDDLLSRAHARDWFSDVLPRLARLLLRLPALLEAHYAGARAATGLRLLGPQDAGFVLLGQELAAALLACALFCLFPTAGRGEARLPAINFDALFSALTNNARQSQEHKVRCIAHYFERVTASMPAGFVSFERKVLPRGSLSGGVTYPDNDAWMKSSVPLCPFRVISSGLIEDEEEEALEVDFANKYLGGGALSRGCVQEEIRFMINPELIVGMLFMASMEDNEAIEIVGAERFSQYMGYGSSFRFVGDYLDTKPLDAMGRRKTRIVAIDALDCPTKLQYETSGLLREVNKAFVGFLDQSKHQFDVKPLQDSNSKDNHPSVNSVDCIGVSTGNWGCGAFGGNPEIKSMIQWLAASQAHRLFVNYYTFEDASLRRLEEVIQWVLRHGWTVGELWHMIVEYSSQRLKRETFDGFLTWLLPEDNVNNDADYMCE, encoded by the exons atggAGATGGAGGCGCGCGGCGACCTGCGATCGATCCTGCCGCAGCTGCCGGTGGTGCTGCGCGGCGGGGCGCTGTTCTGGCCGGCGGCGGCGCAGGAGCAGCTGAGGGCGCTGTCCCTCGGCCCCGACGTGAGCCGGGTCACATCCGGCGACGTGCTCGCCGACGCGCTCAGCGACCTCCGCCAGGCCCTCGCCCTCCGGGCGCTCCCCGCGCGCGCCGCCGAGGGCTACGCGCTCTTCTTCGACGACCTCCTCTCGCGGGCGCACGCGCGGGACTGGTTCTCCGACGTGCTCCCCCGCCTcgcgcgcctcctcctccgcctccccgcgcTGCTCGAGGCCCACTACGCCGGCGCCCGGGCCGCGACCGGGCTCCGCCTCCTGGGGCCCCAGGACGCGGGCTTCGTGCTCCTCGGCCAGGAGCTCGCCGCCGCGCTGCTCGCCTGCGCGCTCTTCTGCCTGTTCCCCACCGCCGGCCGCGGCGAGGCCCGCCTCCCGGCCATCAATTTCGACGCCTTGTTCTC GGCACTGACTAACAATGCGAGGCAAAGCCAGGAGCACAAAGTGAGGTGCATTGCTCACTATTTCGAGAGGGTGACCGCGTCGATGCCTGCCGGTTTTGTGTCGTTTGAGCGCAAGGTTCTTCCGCGCGGCTCCCTCTCCGGTGGTGTTACCTACCCTGACAATGATGCCTGGATGAAATCTAGCGTGCCCCTCTGTCCATTCCGG GTAATTTCCTCGGGTTTgatcgaagatgaggaagaagaagcccTCGAGGTTGACTTTGCTAATAAATATCTGGGAGGAGGTGCACTTTCCAGGGGCTGTGTGCAG GAAGAGATCCGTTTCATGATAAACCCAGAACTGATTGTAGGCATGCTCTTCATGGCCTCAATGGAAGATAATGAGGCTATAGAAATTGTCGGTGCGGAAAGGTTCTCACAGTATATGGG GTATGGCTCCTCATTCCGCTTTGTCGGTGATTATTTAGATACGAAGCCCCTTGATGCAATGGGTCGACGAAAAACTAGGATTGTAGCAATTGATGCCTTGGACTGTCCAACTAAGTTACAgtatgaaactagtggtcttttaag GGAAGTGAACAAAGCATTTGTTGGTTTTTTGGATCAATCAAAGCATCAGTTCGATGTGAAGCCTTTGCAG GATTCTAATTCCAAGGATAATCATCCAAGTGTCAACTCAGTTGACTGTATAGGAGTTTCAACCGGAAACTGGGGTTGTGGGGCTTTTGGTGGAAACCCTGAAATTAAGAGCATGATTCAGTGGCTTGCTGCATCACAG GCGCACCGACTTTTTGTTAATTACTATACTTTTGAGGATGCGTCACTTAGAAGACTAGAAGAG GTGATCCAGTGGGTATTACGCCACGGATGGACTGTCGGCGAGTTGTGGCACATGATTGTTGAGTATTCATCCCAGAGGCTCAAGAGAGAAACTTTTGACGGCTTTTTGACTTGGTTACTTCCAGAAGACAACGTCAATAATGATGCGGATTACATGTGCGAGTAG
- the LOC119312799 gene encoding probable thiol methyltransferase 2, with the protein MASTAVADANGGGFGVGAAGVGQVLDGSNPAIVRLRQLVDGPQSSEGWRRCWEQGVTPWDLGQPTPAVVKLVQSGTLPAGGATVLVPGCGGGYDAVALSGGGRSVVGLDVCDAVIQRARQRSSDVAFVCADFFTWAPPEPFHLIFDYTFFCALDPSVRPAWAARMEELLRPDGELITLMYLPQDQDSGPPYNTTVLDYEEVLNPLGFVIESIEDNDVAVEPCKGLEKIARWKKMAAGAETSTTDKPSDNL; encoded by the exons ATGGCGTCGACGGCCGTGGCGGACGCGAACGGCGGGGGATTCGGGGTCGGGGCCGCCGGAGTGGGGCAGGTCCTCGACGGCTCCAACCCGGCCATCGTCCGGCTCCGGCAGCTCGTCGACGGGCCCCAGTCCTCAG AGGGGTGGAGGCGGTGCTGGGAGCAGGGCGTGACGCCGTGGGACCTGGGCCAGCCCACGCCGGCCGTCGTCAAGCTGGTGCAGTCCGGCACCCTCCCCGCCGGCGGCGCCACCGTGCTCGTCCCGGGATGCGGCGGG GGGTACGACGCGGTGGCCCTGTCCGGCGGCGGGCGCTCCGTGGTGGGCCTCGACGTCTGCGACGCCGTCATCCAGAGGGCCAGGCAGCGGTCGTCCGACGTGGCCTTCGTCTGCGCCGACTTCTTCACCTGGGCGCCGCCGGAGCCGTTCCACCTCATCTTCGACTACAC ATTCTTCTGCGCCCTTGACCcgtcggtgaggccggcgtgggCGGCGAGGATGGAGGAGCTGCTGCGGCCGGACGGAGAGCTCATCACCCTCATGTACCTG CCCCAAGACCAGGACTCGGGGCCACCGTACAACACCACAGTGCTCGA CTACGAGGAGGTGCTCAACCCCCTGGGCTTCGTCATCGAGTCGATCGAAGACAACGATGTTGCAGTCGAGCCATGCaag GGGCTGGAGAAGATCGCAAGGTGGAAGAAGATGGCAGCTGGAGCCGAAACGTCCACAACAGACAAGCCCTCTGATAATCTATAG
- the LOC119312801 gene encoding protein FAR1-RELATED SEQUENCE 6-like, producing MADLIPGEGELAFGGNQDDDDAEDASPGSKELAAMVEAAAAASVELDAAADRAPPYGDDRTPRDGMVFKSYEEVLNFYKRYALRTGFGVCVKKSSFTKAGLCRRLLLVCNRWGNGKEDACYQARPTAKTNCQATVVARLWGDGMLHLTDVSLEHNHPLNPSAARFLRCYKTLPSGMSKDLVVRAARGECATSGGDVEAPPMFDDWGRLKIRDGDVQAINCFFAEMQAKQPNFFYVMDFYVEGHLRSVLWADSRSREAYQYFSDAIWVDTTCLRSKFNVPLVLFLGVNHHGQLVLLGCGLLSDESTESLLWLFKAWLTCMKGRLPGAMITDESVAIKAAVREVFPKTRHRISDWHIVRSIAEKLGELPEYESIKVQMEAVIYGSLKDDQFETRWKNLINRFSLQDNEWVIFLYENRHLWVPSFLKDAFWAGLSVNHRESPGAFFDGSVSHETTLVSFLSNYMILVQYKYKMEQQDDFESLTSGRVLVSKFPMEEQISKLYTMNMFVKFQDELKSTLDCQVQQVSPSSFVVIDLAEQGTGLVTRKYEVVHCMETNRMECNCGLFQFSGIVCRHALSVLKWQQVYDIPPCYVLNRWRSDFKQLHALDNPLKDPLVASNHVERYDHISLQCLRLVEIGMVSDDKYQHALKLISDMKRTLLDDNLCRELEQKMSPPERAVVVNGDSHAQPGSSEGGPAKKRRGRPPKRSKEISVESVSNQCGNKESLLVSSDVSQKGALHSSSTASNLGTHVRAHGVDDLMEEVNANEVSFESRYGVQSSHPNHYGDQLHPGHTLQFGQHMPSAEQSRGVEWVYPTIYQDDQVPYGRRTS from the exons ATGGCGGACCTGATTCCGGGGGAGGGAGAGCTGGCCTTCGGCGGCAACCAGGACGACGACGACGCGGAGGACGCCTCGCCGGGCAGCAAGGAGCTGGCCGccatggtggaggcggcggcggcggcgagcgtggaGCTGGACGCGGCCGCCGACCGGGCGCCGCCGTACGGGGACGACCGGACGCCGAGGGACGGGATGGTGTTCAAGTCGTACGAGGAGGTGCTCAACTTCTACAAGCGCTACGCCCTGCGCACCGGCTTCGGCGTCTGCGTCAAGAAGTCCTCCTTCACTAAGGCCGGCCTCTGCCGCCGCCTCCTGCTCGTCTGCAACAGGTGGGGGAACGGCAAGGAGGACGCCTGCTACCAGGCCAGGCCCACCGCCAAGACCAACTGCCAGGCCACCGTCGTCGCCAGGCTCTGGGGGGACGGCATGCTGCACCTTACCGACGTCAGCCTCGAGCACAACCACCCGCTGAACCCCTCCGCCGCGCGATTCCTCAGGTGCTACAAGACGCTGCCCAGCGGGATGAGCAAGGACCTGGTGGTGAGGGCTGCCAGAGGCGAATGCGCCACCTCCGGGGGCGACGTCGAGGCCCCCCCGATGTTTGATGACTGGGGGCGGCTAAAGATCAGGGACGGTGATGTTCAGGCCATCAATTGCTTCTTTGCTGAGATGCAGGCCAAGCAGCCAAACTTCTTCTATGTCATGGATTTCTATGTGGAGGGTCACCTGAGGAGCGTTCTTTGGGCCGATTCAAGATCCAGGGAAGCATACCAGTATTTTAGTGACGCTATTTGGGTTGATACCACCTGCTTGAGGAGTAAGTTCAATGTGCCCCTGGTTTTATTTCTCGGGGTGAACCATCATGGTCAGCTTGTTTTGTTAGGGTGTGGCTTGCTTTCGGATGAGAGTACAGAGAGCCTCCTATGGCTGTTCAAAGCATGGCTAACTTGTATGAAGGGAAGGCTGCCAGGCGCAATGATTACGGATGAGTCTGTGGCGATAAAAGCTGCGGTTCGAGAAGTGTTTCCCAAAACACGCCATAGGATAAGTGATTGGCATATAGTGAGAAGTATTGCTGAAAAGTTAGGAGAGTTGCCAGAATATGAGTCAATAAAAGTCCAAATGGAGGCAGTAATATATGGTTCCTTGAAGGATGATCAGTTTGAGACAAGATGGAAGAACTTGATCAATAGGTTTAGCCTTCAGGATAATGAATGGGTCATCTTTCTGTATGAAAATCGACACTTGTGGGTGCCTTCCTTCCTGAAAGATGCCTTCTGGGCTGGACTGTCTGTTAACCACCGGGAAAGCCCAGGTGCGTTCTTTGATGGTTCAGTGAGCCATGAAACCACATTGGTGTCGTTCCTTAGCAACTACATGATTCTTGTACAGTACAAGTACAAAATGGAGCAACAGGATGATTTCGAGTCATTAACCAGCGGCAGGGTTCTTGTATCAAAGTTCCCTATGGAAGAGCAGATATCCAAACTGTACACCATGAACATGTTTGTGAAATTCCAGGATGAGCTAAAATCAACCCTGGATTGCCAAGTTCAACAAGTATCGCCATCTTCTTTTGTAGTTATTGACTTAGCTGAACAAGGCACAGGATTAGTGACTAGAAAGTATGAGGTTGTTCACTGTATGGAGACCAACAGGATGGAATGTAACTGTGGCCTATTTCAGTTTAGTGGAATTGTTTGTCGGCATGCGTTATCGGTGCTTAAATGGCAGCAAGTGTATGATATCCCCCCTTGCTATGTACTTAACAGGTGGAGGAGTGATTTTAAGCAGCTGCATGCTCTGGATAATCCACTCAAGGATCCTTTAGTAGCAAGTAATCATGTTGAGCGTTATGATCATATTTCCTTGCAGTGCCTCCGTCTTGTTGAGATTGGAATGGTTTCAGATGACAAGTATcagcatgcattaaaactaataagCGACATGAAAAGGACCCTTCTTGATGATAATTTGTGCCGCGAGTTGGAGCAGAAAATGTCACCTCCTGAACGCGCAGTTGTCGTGAATGGTGATAGCCATGCACAGCCTGGTTCATCTGAGGGGGGTCCAGCCAAAAAACGCCGTGGCCGTCCTCCCAAGAGGAGTAAAGAGATAAGCGTGGAGTCTGTGTCAAATCAATGTGGAAACAAG GAGTCTTTACTGGTATCTTCGGATGTAAGCCAGAAGGGTGCTTTACATTCTTCTTCAACTGCCTCCAACCTTGGTACTCATGTCAGAGCACATGGCGTTGATGATCTTATG GAAGAAGTTAATGCTAATGAGGTATCATTTGAGAGCCGTTATGGGGTGCAATCTAGCCATCCAAATCATTATGGTGACCAGCTGCATCCAGGCCACACATTGCAG TTTGGCCAACACATGCCATCCGCAGAGCAATCTAGGGGAGTCGAGTGGGTGTATCCGACTATATATCAG GATGATCAAGTGCCTTATGGCAGGCGGACATCTTGA
- the LOC119306756 gene encoding GDSL esterase/lipase At5g45910-like isoform X3, which translates to MKLPSLYYLRSSLLTASLAIQLITVAAASGATSSTAALKKYNAMFTFGDSMDETGNICAGSSNKTELNVLTCTHPPYGETYFGRPSCRWCDGRVVVDFIAQALGLPLLPPSKAIGTDFRRGVNMAITGGTAMNFSFYKALGVEDPVWNHGSLDTQIQWFKELLPSICGTEQSCKGYLRKSLFMFGAYGGNDYNVQLLERGLTPEQATNYTPKIVGAIANGVEKLIALGAVHVVVPGIFPTGCLPIFLSLFGDGDLDDTGCLKAYNLLTRYHNSMLRKQVEALQRKHRNSTRLMYADYYGLVYQMVQEPHKFDISISPTSISDGGSSLNNSLEWEWDPWRS; encoded by the exons ATGAAACTCCCAAGCTTATACTACTTACGTTCATCGCTGCTCACGGCTTCCTTAGCCATCCAACTGATCACGGTGGCGGCGGCCAGTGGTGCAACATCGTCGACGGCGGCACTGAAGAAATACAACGCCATGTTCACCTTCGGTGACTCCATGGATGAGACTGGCAACATATGCGCCGGCAGCAGCAACAAGACGGAGTTGAACGTGCTCACCTGCACCCACCCGCCCTACGGCGAAACCTACTTCGGAAGGCCGTCTTGCCGGTGGTGCGACGGCCGCGTGGTCGTTGACTTCATCG CACAAGCACTTGGGCTTCCATTACTCCCACCGTCGAAAGCGATAGGCACAGATTTCCGTCGGGGCGTAAACATGGCCATCACCGGTGGCACGGCCATGAACTTCTCCTTCTACAAAGCTCTCGGCGTTGAAGATCCGGTGTGGAACCATGGTTCACTAGACACGCAGATCCAATGGTTCAAGGAGTTGTTGCCGTCCATATGCGGGACAGAGCAGA GTTGCAAAGGATACCTGAGGAAATCGCTCTTCATGTTCGGTGCATACGGCGGGAACGACTACAACGTGCAGCTGCTTGAACGTGGCTTGACACCGGAGCAGGCAACGAACTACACCCCAAAGATCGTTGGTGCCATCGCCAACGGCGTGGAG AAACTGATTGCTCTCGGCGCCGTCCACGTCGTCGTCCCGGGAATCTTCCCGACCGGCTGCTTGCCGATCTTCCTGTCCTTGTTCGGCGACGGCGACTTGGACGACACCGGCTGCCTCAAGGCCTACAACCTCCTGACCAGGTACCACAACTCGATGCTCCGGAAGCAGGTGGAAGCCCTCCAGCGGAAGCACCGCAACTCGACGAGGCTCATGTACGCAGACTACTACGGCCTCGTGTACCAGATGGTCCAGGAGCCCCACAAGTTTG atatatccatttctccgacaagtatttcggacggagggagtagcttgaaCAATTCATTGGAATGGGAATGGGATCCATGGAGGAGCTGA
- the LOC119306756 gene encoding GDSL esterase/lipase At5g45910-like isoform X1 produces the protein MKLPSLYYLRSSLLTASLAIQLITVAAASGATSSTAALKKYNAMFTFGDSMDETGNICAGSSNKTELNVLTCTHPPYGETYFGRPSCRWCDGRVVVDFIAQALGLPLLPPSKAIGTDFRRGVNMAITGGTAMNFSFYKALGVEDPVWNHGSLDTQIQWFKELLPSICGTEQSCKGYLRKSLFMFGAYGGNDYNVQLLERGLTPEQATNYTPKIVGAIANGVEKLIALGAVHVVVPGIFPTGCLPIFLSLFGDGDLDDTGCLKAYNLLTRYHNSMLRKQVEALQRKHRNSTRLMYADYYGLVYQMVQEPHKFGFSAPFEACCGAGGGKYNFDLGARCGMDGATVACRNPSARLSWDGIHPTEAANKVIAGALLRGPYCTPPILS, from the exons ATGAAACTCCCAAGCTTATACTACTTACGTTCATCGCTGCTCACGGCTTCCTTAGCCATCCAACTGATCACGGTGGCGGCGGCCAGTGGTGCAACATCGTCGACGGCGGCACTGAAGAAATACAACGCCATGTTCACCTTCGGTGACTCCATGGATGAGACTGGCAACATATGCGCCGGCAGCAGCAACAAGACGGAGTTGAACGTGCTCACCTGCACCCACCCGCCCTACGGCGAAACCTACTTCGGAAGGCCGTCTTGCCGGTGGTGCGACGGCCGCGTGGTCGTTGACTTCATCG CACAAGCACTTGGGCTTCCATTACTCCCACCGTCGAAAGCGATAGGCACAGATTTCCGTCGGGGCGTAAACATGGCCATCACCGGTGGCACGGCCATGAACTTCTCCTTCTACAAAGCTCTCGGCGTTGAAGATCCGGTGTGGAACCATGGTTCACTAGACACGCAGATCCAATGGTTCAAGGAGTTGTTGCCGTCCATATGCGGGACAGAGCAGA GTTGCAAAGGATACCTGAGGAAATCGCTCTTCATGTTCGGTGCATACGGCGGGAACGACTACAACGTGCAGCTGCTTGAACGTGGCTTGACACCGGAGCAGGCAACGAACTACACCCCAAAGATCGTTGGTGCCATCGCCAACGGCGTGGAG AAACTGATTGCTCTCGGCGCCGTCCACGTCGTCGTCCCGGGAATCTTCCCGACCGGCTGCTTGCCGATCTTCCTGTCCTTGTTCGGCGACGGCGACTTGGACGACACCGGCTGCCTCAAGGCCTACAACCTCCTGACCAGGTACCACAACTCGATGCTCCGGAAGCAGGTGGAAGCCCTCCAGCGGAAGCACCGCAACTCGACGAGGCTCATGTACGCAGACTACTACGGCCTCGTGTACCAGATGGTCCAGGAGCCCCACAAGTTTG GGTTTAGCGCTCCGTTTGAGGCGTGCTGCGGGGCGGGAGGGGGCAAGTACAACTTCGACCTGGGCGCCAGGTGCGGTATGGACGGGGCGACGGTGGCCTGCCGCAACCCGTCGGCGCGGCTCAGCTGGGACGGCATCCACCCCACGGAGGCGGCTAACAAGGTGATCGCCGGGGCACTGCTGAGGGGACCCTACTGCACCCCTCCCATCCTGTCCTAG
- the LOC119306756 gene encoding GDSL esterase/lipase At5g45910-like isoform X2: MKLPSLYYLRSSLLTASLAIQLITVAAASGATSSTAALKKYNAMFTFGDSMDETGNICAGSSNKTELNVLTCTHPPYGETYFGRPSCRWCDGRVVVDFIAQALGLPLLPPSKAIGTDFRRGVNMAITGGTAMNFSFYKALGVEDPVWNHGSLDTQIQWFKELLPSICGTEQSCKGYLRKSLFMFGAYGGNDYNVQLLERGLTPEQATNYTPKIVGAIANGVEKLIALGAVHVVVPGIFPTGCLPIFLSLFGDGDLDDTGCLKAYNLLTRYHNSMLRKQVEALQRKHRNSTRLMYADYYGLVYQMVQEPHKFALRLRRAAGREGASTTSTWAPGAVWTGRRWPAATRRRGSAGTASTPRRRLTR, encoded by the exons ATGAAACTCCCAAGCTTATACTACTTACGTTCATCGCTGCTCACGGCTTCCTTAGCCATCCAACTGATCACGGTGGCGGCGGCCAGTGGTGCAACATCGTCGACGGCGGCACTGAAGAAATACAACGCCATGTTCACCTTCGGTGACTCCATGGATGAGACTGGCAACATATGCGCCGGCAGCAGCAACAAGACGGAGTTGAACGTGCTCACCTGCACCCACCCGCCCTACGGCGAAACCTACTTCGGAAGGCCGTCTTGCCGGTGGTGCGACGGCCGCGTGGTCGTTGACTTCATCG CACAAGCACTTGGGCTTCCATTACTCCCACCGTCGAAAGCGATAGGCACAGATTTCCGTCGGGGCGTAAACATGGCCATCACCGGTGGCACGGCCATGAACTTCTCCTTCTACAAAGCTCTCGGCGTTGAAGATCCGGTGTGGAACCATGGTTCACTAGACACGCAGATCCAATGGTTCAAGGAGTTGTTGCCGTCCATATGCGGGACAGAGCAGA GTTGCAAAGGATACCTGAGGAAATCGCTCTTCATGTTCGGTGCATACGGCGGGAACGACTACAACGTGCAGCTGCTTGAACGTGGCTTGACACCGGAGCAGGCAACGAACTACACCCCAAAGATCGTTGGTGCCATCGCCAACGGCGTGGAG AAACTGATTGCTCTCGGCGCCGTCCACGTCGTCGTCCCGGGAATCTTCCCGACCGGCTGCTTGCCGATCTTCCTGTCCTTGTTCGGCGACGGCGACTTGGACGACACCGGCTGCCTCAAGGCCTACAACCTCCTGACCAGGTACCACAACTCGATGCTCCGGAAGCAGGTGGAAGCCCTCCAGCGGAAGCACCGCAACTCGACGAGGCTCATGTACGCAGACTACTACGGCCTCGTGTACCAGATGGTCCAGGAGCCCCACAAGTTTG CGCTCCGTTTGAGGCGTGCTGCGGGGCGGGAGGGGGCAAGTACAACTTCGACCTGGGCGCCAGGTGCGGTATGGACGGGGCGACGGTGGCCTGCCGCAACCCGTCGGCGCGGCTCAGCTGGGACGGCATCCACCCCACGGAGGCGGCTAACAAGGTGA